The following DNA comes from Eretmochelys imbricata isolate rEreImb1 chromosome 2, rEreImb1.hap1, whole genome shotgun sequence.
CAGgccgggagcgggggggggctgtgagctCGGCGCGGGGCAGGCCGGGAGCGGCGGGGGGCTCGGCGCGGGGCAGGCCGGGAGCGGGACTCCACTCGCGGGGCAGGCCGGGAGCGGCGGGGGGTCGGCGCGGGGCAGGCCGGGAACGGGACTCCCAGCGCGGGGCAGGCCGGGAGCGGCGGGGGCTCGGCGCGGGGCAGgccgggagcggggggggggctgtgagctCGGCGCGGGACAGGCCGGGAGCGGGACTCCTCGCGCGGGGCAGGCCGGGAGCGGCAGGGGGTCGGCGCGGGACAGGCCGGGAGCGGGACTCCTCGCGCGGGGCAGGCCGGGAGCGGCGGGGGGCTCGGCGCGGGGCAGGCCGGGAGCGGCAGGGGGTCGGCGCGGGACAGGCCGGGAGCGGGACTCCTCGCGCGGGGCAGGCCGGGAGCGGCGGGGGCTCGGCGCGGGGCAGGCCGGGAACGGGATTCCACTCGCGGGGCAGGCCGGGAGCGGCGGGGGGTCGGCGCGGGGCAGGCCGGGAACGGGACTCCCCGCGCGGGGCAGGCCGGGAGCGCGCCATGGCCGGCCTGGAGCTGCTGTCGGACGAGGGTTACCGCGTGGACGGGCGCCGGGCTGGGGAGCTGCGCAAGGTGCGCGCGCGCATGGGGGTGTTCGCGCAGGCCGACGGCTCCGCCTACCTCGAGCAGGGCAACACCAAGGCGCTGGCCGTGGTGTACGGGCCGCACgaggtgagggggcgggggagtccgggcccccacttcccccagccacgagccccccccccaccccagaacccaggagtccggtcCCCAGCCacgagcccccccccccgagaacccaggagtccggtcCCCAGCcacgagcccccccccccccgagaacccaggagtccagtcCCCAGCCactagcccccccaccccccgagaacccaggagtccgggttcCCAGCCATTAGCTCCAACTCCCTCTCGAGCcagcatggaacccaggagtccgggtcCCCAGTCTCCTCAACCACTAGGTCCCGCTCCCCCCAGTGCTCGAGATAGATCCAGGAGTCCAggcctccagccctgctcccccatccgTTACCCCCACTCCTGATTGTGCCTCTGCACTGGCCATCTTGGCCCTGTGTCAGATAGAGGAGCTGGGCGTGGGGGAAGGTGAGCTATAGGATAAAACACCAAACAAGCCCACTTCCCCGGAGATGATCAGCTGTGGCTGGGACCCATCAGGGCTTTGTCCTTAGCAAGTTCACTGTGCGCCTCAAGTCCCTAGTACTGGTGGGAGAGATTCCCTCTCACCCTGCTCCGCAGGCCTGTCCCCAGGGAAACGTGCCCTTGGTCCCCCTCCCGGTCCATAATGGGGGGTCGTCCATAACACCCAGTATTGCGAGCCCTATATTATAGGACAAGCTAACCTGTCCACCAAATCTCTCTGAGACTCCCCCAAACTGCAggaccctgccccccctcccagggCACGGCAGCACTATGTGGCCTGCTAGCCGTGCCGTGTTGCCCCTGTCTGTTGGCAGATGCGTGGCTCCCGCAGTAAGGCCCTGCATGACCGGGCGCTGGTGAACTGTCAGTACAGCATGGCTACCTTCAGCACAGGGGAACGCAAGCGCCGGCCCCACGGTGACCGCAAGTCCAGTGAGATGACGCTGCACCTCAAGCAGACCTTCGAGGCAGCGATCCTCACCCAGCTGTACCCCCGCTCCCAGATCGACATCTACGTGCAGGTAGGGGGGTTTCTAGCCTTGGCCCCCCAAGTCATGGGGCCTTGACACTGGTTAACTCAGCACCACCTGGCTCCTGTGGCCTGCAACTCCTCACACAGCACTGGCAGCTTCCTGCCTCTCTGGTGTGCTGACCCCAGGGCGGTATGTCCCACCCCAGATGCCTGTAATAGGTCCCTGGAGCAGGTGGGAAGGGGCTCAAACCTTGCCCATTGCTACAAGGGCCTTGGGCCCAGGGAGCATGTTGGGGAGCAGTATGATGTGACCAAGGGGCACAAGGAACTGTCAGCTGGGCCATTGGGGCAGGGGGCGGTGATCTATGTGGGGGGCACTCGCCTGGCTGGGGCATTGGCTCGTGCACCAATGTGAGGAGGGTTGTTTGTGTGGAGTTCAGGCTGGGATCAGCCACAGTGCATTCTGCTCACTGCCCTACTAGTTCCACCGCCTGCTCAGACagcaacagcaggagtttgcacAGGGCTTGTACTGTGTCTTGAGCAGGTGACTGATCACCAAGGAGGGTTGAGGGCATGCCGGGTCTAGCTCTGAACTCCGTGGGGCCAGACACAGGTCCCTTGAGTGGGTGGGTGCAGCCTGCTCTGCCCTCTGTGCTAAGCACTGTGCCTCCCCAGATCCTGCAGGCAGACGGTGGGAATTACTGTGCCTGCGTGAATGCAGCCACGCTGGCCACCATCGACGCAGGCATCCCCATGCGAGACTACGTGTGCGCCTGCTCTGCCGGCTTCATCGAGGACACGCCGCTGGCCGACCTCAACTATGTGGAGGAGGCAGCCGGCGGGCCCCAGGTAGCCCTCGCTCTGCTGCCCAAGTCGGACCAGATTGCCCTGCTGGAGATGAACTCGCGGCTGCACGAGGACCACCTGGAGCAGGTCATGGAGGCTGCCAGCAAGGCCTGCAAGGACGTGTACGCCGTGCTGGACCAGGTGGTGCGTGACCACGTGCACGAGGTCACCACGCTGCTGGGGGAGTGAGCGCACAGGCATGTGTGCCTAGGACCAGCGCTGCATGTGACTCAgtgcatgggggcagggagcactGCCCTGGCCTCAGCAAGGGATTGGTCCAGCAGCCATTGCCCATGCCGGCAATGTGCCCTTTCGTCCAGCAGCCTGGTTCTGTTACGCCCCAATGTCAACGTCTGTGCTGGGCCCAGGCTGAGCTCCTCTGCTGGTGGTAACATCACGATGGTGCATTTGAACGTCTTGCCATTGGCTGTAAAACCTGGTGTCTCTCACTGGGTGATGGGCCCTGACTCTGCTACCCGTGTCCGTAGCTCTGGCTGCCTACCCCTGGGCTTTGGGCCCACTCACTCTCCTAGGGGCCGCGGGCGCTGGGGCGTGCACCCCGTAGTCAGCTGTCCCATGGCTCGGGCAGGAGCTGCTCAGTCCCCAGGTATCAGTGGCAGTTCCTTTTTATAAAAACGCTCTAAATAAAACGGTGTTCTGGCGCAAATCGTATTTTGTACTTGCAAAGGGAGCCTGCCCCTCTGGCTGAGTGCAGGGCAAAGGGCAAACAGTGCTGGTGGGGATACATCAGAATTGAAGTCTTGCAGTTCCCAGGTGCTGGAGGAAGGACTGGCGCTCTGCGATATCAGTCTCCATTGTGCCAGGGTTCCTGCCTGTGGCAGTTCCCAGGAGTGACCCTATGTGAGCTGGAGTCTGCTGTGAACCTCCCAGCCTAGGCATCCCCTCTGCTTGCTG
Coding sequences within:
- the EXOSC4 gene encoding exosome complex component RRP41 isoform X1, translated to MAGLELLSDEGYRVDGRRAGELRKVRARMGVFAQADGSAYLEQGNTKALAVVYGPHEMRGSRSKALHDRALVNCQYSMATFSTGERKRRPHGDRKSSEMTLHLKQTFEAAILTQLYPRSQIDIYVQILQADGGNYCACVNAATLATIDAGIPMRDYVCACSAGFIEDTPLADLNYVEEAAGGPQVALALLPKSDQIALLEMNSRLHEDHLEQVMEAASKACKDVYAVLDQVVRDHVHEVTTLLGE
- the EXOSC4 gene encoding exosome complex component RRP41 isoform X2, producing MAGLELLSDEGYRVDGRRAGELRKMRGSRSKALHDRALVNCQYSMATFSTGERKRRPHGDRKSSEMTLHLKQTFEAAILTQLYPRSQIDIYVQILQADGGNYCACVNAATLATIDAGIPMRDYVCACSAGFIEDTPLADLNYVEEAAGGPQVALALLPKSDQIALLEMNSRLHEDHLEQVMEAASKACKDVYAVLDQVVRDHVHEVTTLLGE